From Rhopalosiphum padi isolate XX-2018 chromosome 2, ASM2088224v1, whole genome shotgun sequence:
AATCTATCCcatatatcaattttttgttggtaagtttaatatattaaaaaatcctttatttatataacacttAGTAATAATTCATACAATTACCCAATTTTACTGCAATCTCTCCTATTGCCCATGTGGCATTATTGCAGACTGAGATGTGATCGGGATTCAAATTTTGAGCTAATATTGGCATAAAATcagctgaaaaataaaaaatatattataggcttTTGTTAAATTGATAACTTTCTATTagaaatttaagttatattaataataatagtataaaaaataggcAAGTTATCATCTACCTCTTCTTCTTATTCACTAAACCTTTTATGACATTCAAAAAATCAAGTACATAACATGGTTACATCCCCATATACTTTAATCAacagtttaaacatttaatgatttttttaatttaaaaataaatttcaaattaacgtgttttcagtttttaaacaGCATAATTTCAGAATTATTGTACTATAGTGTCTAATTCACATAACGCATGAATGCAAACTAAATGATCAAAAcagataaaagttataaaatctaGAGCAGAAACCTTTAAGGGGGCTGAAGCATACCATATTTTAAGGATTAATGTTTAGGCATTTCATATTACATGTACATTTTAGCTATGTCAATGTCAATAACTATCTCATCACAAACAACCTATCCTTATCTCAAGAAATTATAGTTCAATAATTCAGTTTTTTAATAGGCCACAtactatttctataaataatagcaatcattgtaaatgaaaaatgattttgagcGGAGACAAtctaacactatatatatatgttgatatacctttgatataactattaaaatcatttattttactttaaattatatgaatttctaacaacaaaacaaattgctaattttcatgttttatgaattttgtcaaaattataactttaaatgcttttaaaaaaatattatgactatagattttaaatattttttaattgaaaaattaacatattatgaggagctttttatttaaatttcaagcatttttatccaggaaataatttttaattgacatatatatacaaagaaattaaaatgtacttataaaaaGCTCAAAAtagaagaaatatttaaaaaatttaatcgtaaataaaaaatgataatataaaaatttgatgaaaatttcaaatatctacagTCATTCGTTTTCAAATTTccccattaaaataaaataggttttctataaaaattgacTACTTATTGTGAACAcagattattgtaaaatcaatacattcatcactcagctcagaatctaaaaaacctCACATAACTTCTCTATTATTGTTCTAACCCAGGGGTTGGTAACGGGCGGGTCATGGTCCGAATCCGGACCGCGGAAGGCAAAACTCTGAACCCTGTCAATACATTGTACTTACTTCATTAtgtataaagatttaaaaaaaaaattttttcactGGATCTCAttgattcattattttaatctttaggaCTCCAATAGAAATTACTTGCCAACCCCTGTTCTAACCACTATTCTTTATATTAAAAGCTAACtagttaaatgtaataatgctgcaaagcttataaattataataaatatttagtactaACAATTAACTAATACACCtaaattatagtaggtaatttaaattaattaatcaatttaaatattaatgtatatattaaatcatcATACCTATACAGGGGTGTACATGTTGGAAACATGCTTTCGTCAAATCACCCAGAAGAGCAAAAGAACTTTGCCTTACTTCTGCTAATGGATCTTGCATGCACTGATACAGCAATTGTAATGTATTTGAACCATTTATTAAACTTTCAATAAATGTTGTCAATCCTTCTGCTAGACCTGATAGTAAGTCTAGAGCTACTATCATAAAATCCTTATCTGGCGCATCAAACTGGTCTGGACTTTGAGAATTTGCCttataataatcacaatattcaaaaaataaatatttaattcaaaatataaataaatttacaattttatacttactatattttgGTTAAGTGTTTGTTCAACTAGTGAAATACATCTTTTGAACACTGGCTCAGCATATGGCATGAATCCAGATTGTAATGCAGTGGCAACACTAgataaacactaaaaacaaaaataaataaatttattatttaatattttattaaaatatatatttacgtacTTCTAATAATGGAAACAGATCTTTATCTTCGTCCTTCAGTGCGTTCCATTTTTGAATTAATGGAggcatcaataaattaataaactctggtttatttaaattatgaccaACCGAATCAGCCAATGTTCCAATTGCATcatataaaattagtaaatttttatgctaaaatataaattttaaatgcacatacattatttacattatcattaaaataaaacttctttgcatttttaattacttgATATTTGCTAAAAGCAAACACTAATGTTTCTAATATAAATCCTAAATATGGTACAAGTTCAGTAGTTGCTTCTTCTTCTAATGTAGCAAAAGCAGAGCATGCAGCTTCTTGAACTCTTTTGTTGGGATCCAATATTCGTTTAAGtaactataataagttatataacatattaattaataactatattaaaatgcatatatttcataaaatattgtcattttttttttattataagtagtaaaattataatataaacaattttattttgatatttgctGGTTTCAAAAACCTAAATTCTCAATATTTTCAGTATTCtacaataaatgatttaaatttaaattacaatttaatgtatttattcaacaattactcaattattattattattattattatctttatatttacattattttttattattattccaacaCTCttgaatcaattttattaaacatattatattagtcaaATGTGTGTACATTTAAACCCTTAACTACAtacgcaattttttttttcaattataacatGCCCAGAATTACACAGAAATCAatgtagtatagtataatatatatgtgctactaattgttttaaatctaattataactatatataaaaaatatattggtgaacaaaactgtaatatataagtaggtaaataaaatttcgtccacaaatacaaaaaataatttgatacattGTTTATGCTGCTTTAAACAACTAATGACGACTGACAtggattaataactattatattataatgaattataaagaAAGGTTAGATTAGAGgaataactaaaaacaaatatgaacCAAAATAGAACAagataaatagaaatattggTATATAGAGTATAATAGCGCCTTTAGTTTAGGgttaagtttgaaaaaaataaaaaaattaataagttataaattataaaaaatcaaaattatagtataacatcctagtttaaatttcttttaaaatttaaaatttgataatataataaatcagattaaattataatttaatccttTGGAAAATGCAATAAAGTAAGTACTCTCTAAATTATGTgattaatacctaattatttttccataatataaataggaatatatttttataataatagttgtcaACTAAGTcaatttaaataactcaaagTATTTTCAATAGTCTTCAACTTCTTATAACATTAATgaaccataataaaataaataaagtattatattttattaaatttaccaaGAATATTATTAGTACCATTCTCATCAgccaaaatagttttatatatactaaccacttttaaatttattatttgtaactttatgtattttatgcTGCTTATTGATATGCaaaaattaaaaggatttaatttcTTTACGAAGCatgacaatttataatttatcatttaaaactttttgaacacacagatttaatttatacttgaatttataaataatctaatatacTTACTTCTTGcatcattgattttaaatatagttcatGTGGTTGACTAACAACCCAGTGGCAATAACGAGACAGTGTCCAACATATGATAGCTCGAACTAATGCTTTTTTGTCACTCAAATGATTAATCATGTATGGTATAAGTTCATTTAAATGTGGGATCATACCATTCATGCATCCtatgttaatatttcaataattaatatgtttcatttcgaaaaaacttatttaaattttaccttcAGCAATAGCTCCTAAAGCTAAGATTCCAGATTCTTTGACTTCCCATTCAGTAGACGAAAGTGTTTCTTTTAGAATAGGCATAAGTATTGGAAGAATATCTTCTTTAAATACATTAGCTAATACATCTAAAGCAGCAGCACTACATTTTCCTAAATtaagaaaattgtaattaattaaacaataaatagtagtatttatttttaataattcaaaaacccACTTAAGTTCCAATCAGATAAACTGCTATCATCTCCtaaattatcatcatcatcttcTTCGTCATTATTATCTTCTTCATTACCATGTGTGTTACGTGACTTATGAAATCTAGGACGAATATCTTCTTCACGATCAGGAACATTTTCATCTTCTTCAACATCAccctgaataataaataatatatcatattagaattaaaaatataagttataaacttaaatttatataaaaattaacctttaataaaataatatctatttctgAGTATCGCATTCCATTAACAAGAATAGGTACTAGTCTAGGTAAATATGGTGTAAGTGCTTCTTTACATATTTGTTGATCAGCAATTGATAGCCAAAACTCGCACGCTTCTAATGCAACATTTTCATCTGGATCTTGGGTTCTTAACAACATATACTAAGCAAAAGTACATAAATAGataagttatagttattatttttaaataatattaacacatatATATCTTATTTACTAACCTCAATTATATCATGTAAATGGGGAAGTAATCGATCCATTCTAACTTCTAAAAGCATAACAATAGCTCTACACACATTTTTTCTAACATCTGCTTCATCGTCAACAGCCAAatgaaataaattctaaaacaaaatataaatatattattaattataatgtttttacatacaacttataacattattaaaattaagtattaccTCTAAAAACATATCAATGTGATTCATTAAGGAAGGTGTTTTCTGTACAATAAACTGATTTACACATCCAATTGCATGTGATCTAGatagatattttatagtataaaaataacattaaaattaaaaaattaaaaatattttagtatattatatattataataagtgaataattaattattaagctgttatatttactaataaaatacaaaagaatattaattaaataatacaataagtctTACCTAATTTTTGGActtgaatgtttaaaaaattgtaaaaactttGGAATGAGGATATCAAGCGGTTTGTTTTGTCGATCGTCTTCTAAATATTCAGATGAATCTTCACATATCTTTTGCAAAGCTCCAAAAGCACCCTATTATAAACCAAgaagaaaaacattaaaattagtcagagtatattaaactttaaaattaaataattgattttatttcattatttattattaaaataatgttaagaataagttataacttaaaaaaacacacatcttCATCAtctctaattataatatgtatcaaacttattttaaaattaaaataaaactagttataattaatccaaatgaataaatttaaaataagtaagtacTTCGCAAACATTATAATCTGCAGAATCAAGCATTTGACAAAGGGCAGGTAAAAGTTCAGGCCAGGTGTTGATACCACGGGATGCTATTGTTGTGATTAAAATTCCAACAGTTGCTCTTATTAAAGCTGAAGTATCTCCAA
This genomic window contains:
- the LOC132923053 gene encoding transportin-1, with amino-acid sequence MIMAWQPQEEGLRQIIQLLKESQSPDTVIQRTVQQKLEELNQVTDFNNYLIFVLTKLTSEDEPTRSLSGLILKNNIKSHYENLPPTVTEFVKSECLTAVGDTSALIRATVGILITTIASRGINTWPELLPALCQMLDSADYNVCEGAFGALQKICEDSSEYLEDDRQNKPLDILIPKFLQFFKHSSPKIRSHAIGCVNQFIVQKTPSLMNHIDMFLENLFHLAVDDEADVRKNVCRAIVMLLEVRMDRLLPHLHDIIEYMLLRTQDPDENVALEACEFWLSIADQQICKEALTPYLPRLVPILVNGMRYSEIDIILLKGDVEEDENVPDREEDIRPRFHKSRNTHGNEEDNNDEEDDDDNLGDDSSLSDWNLRKCSAAALDVLANVFKEDILPILMPILKETLSSTEWEVKESGILALGAIAEGCMNGMIPHLNELIPYMINHLSDKKALVRAIICWTLSRYCHWVVSQPHELYLKSMMQELLKRILDPNKRVQEAACSAFATLEEEATTELVPYLGFILETLVFAFSKYQHKNLLILYDAIGTLADSVGHNLNKPEFINLLMPPLIQKWNALKDEDKDLFPLLECLSSVATALQSGFMPYAEPVFKRCISLVEQTLNQNIANSQSPDQFDAPDKDFMIVALDLLSGLAEGLTTFIESLINGSNTLQLLYQCMQDPLAEVRQSSFALLGDLTKACFQHVHPCIADFMPILAQNLNPDHISVCNNATWAIGEIAVKLGTEMQPYVPIILNQLVITMNRTNTPKTLLENTAITIGRLGYVCPQDVAPLLQQFVRMWCTSLRNIRDNDEKDSAFRGMCQMISLNPGGVVQDFIFFCDAIASWINPKEDLKDMFYKILHGFKNQVGEENWTRFTDQFPQQLKERLSTAYGI